In Peromyscus maniculatus bairdii isolate BWxNUB_F1_BW_parent chromosome 9, HU_Pman_BW_mat_3.1, whole genome shotgun sequence, one genomic interval encodes:
- the LOC102920748 gene encoding granzyme B(G,H)-like: protein MKLLLLLLAFSLPPRTKAGEIIGGHEARPHSRPYMACLEITDGDKILRCGGCLIREDFVLTAAHCQGSKIIVTLGAHNIQEKEKTKQIIPVTRMIPHPAYNKQKKLNDIMLLKLEKKAKRTKAVRPLNLPRRKVYVNPGDVCSVAGWGRLAPGGELSNTLQEVELEIQKDQECECLLKDNYNKTNQICAGDPKIKRASYRGDSGGPLVCKKAAAGIVSFGRSNGSAPRVFTRVSSFLSWIKKTMKRS, encoded by the exons ATGaagctcctcctgctcctgctggccttctctctgcctcccaggacaAAGGCAG gggagATCATCGGGGGACATGAAGCCAGGCCCCACTCTCGACCCTACATGGCTTGTCTTGAGATCACTGATGGAGATAAAATTCTAAGGTGTGGTGGCTGCCTCATACGAGAAGATTTTGTGCTGACTGCTGCTCACTGTCAAGGGAG CAAAATAATTGTCACCTTGGGGGCCCACAACAtccaagaaaaggagaagaccaAGCAGATCATCCCTGTGACAAGAATGATCCCACACCCTGCctataataaacagaaaaaactCAATGACATCATGCTCTTAAAG CTGGAGAAGAAGGCCAAGAGGACTAAAGCTGTGAGGCCCCTCAACCTGCCTAGGCGCAAGGTCTATGTGAACCCAGGGGATGTGTGCTCTGTGGCTGGTTGGGGAAGGCTAGCCCCAGGGGGCGAATTATCAAACACACTCCAAGAGGTGGAGCTGGAAATACAGAAGGATCAAGAGTGTGAGTGTCTCTTAAAAGATAACTACAACAAAACCAATCAGAtttgtgctggggatccaaagaTCAAGAGAGCTTCCTATAGG GGTGATTCAGGAGGGCCCCTTGTGTGTAAAAAAGCAGCTGCAGGCATTGTATCCTTTGGACGTTCTAATGGTTCAGCACCCAGAGTCTTCACCAGAGTGTCAAGTTTCCTATCCTGGATAAAGAAAACGATGAAACGCAGCTAA